The following are from one region of the Nicotiana tabacum cultivar K326 chromosome 3, ASM71507v2, whole genome shotgun sequence genome:
- the LOC107761366 gene encoding pre-rRNA-processing protein ESF2, producing the protein MGEEELEVEKTSPACADDQREDEAKTEVRKVKKKKKSLKEAVKGEKRGVCHVRRVPPRMDHVKLRQVLSQFGEIQRIYLVPEAAAAQMNRKRAGGFRGQAFSEGWVEFMKKSVAKGVANMLNGQQIGGRKRSAFYYDIWNIKYLSKIKWDDITDEIAKRHAVHEQKLALELSAATRERDFYLTQVDKSRALSSIEERIKKRQKVQQESGEISNLPSEQFEPKVIRQFPQKKPVADEAGKIKPRLSKDILAGVFGGQ; encoded by the exons ATGGGTGAAGAAGAATTGGAGGTTGAAAAAACAAGTCCAGCATGTGCAGACGATCAGAGGGAAGATGAAGCTAAAACAGAAGTACGAAaagttaaaaagaagaaaaagtcaCTTAAAGAAGCTGTGAAGGGTGAAAAGCGTGGAGTTTGTCACGTGCGTAGAGTACCGCCTCGTATGGACCACGTGAAACTTCGTCAGGTTCTTTCTCAGTTTGGAGAAATTCAGAGGATTTATCTTGTACCTGAAG CTGCTGCTGCTCAAATGAATCGGAAACGGGCAGGTGGATTCCGAGGGCAAGCATTTTCAGAAGG GTGGGTTGAATTTATGAAAAAGAGTGTTGCCAAGGGGGTTGCAAATATGTTAAATGGTCAACAAATAG GTGGAAGGAAGAGATCAGCATTCTATTATGACATTTGGAATATCAAGTACTTGTCTAAAATCAAATGGGATGATATTACTGATGAAATTG CAAAAAGGCATGCAGTTCATGAGCAGAAACTAGCTTTGGAGCTTTCTGCTGCTACAAGGGAGCGTGATTTCTACCTTACACAAGTTGATAAGTCCCGTGCTTTAAGTTCTATTGAAGAACGAATAAAGAAG AGGCAAAAGGTCCAACAAGAATCTGGGGAAATTTCTAATCTCCCAAGTGAACAGTTTGAGCCAAAGGTGATACGGCAGTTTCCACAGAAAAAACCTGTGGCAGATGAAGCTGGGAAAATCAAGCCAAGGCTGTCTAAGGACATTTTGGCCGGA GTATTTGGTGGTCAATGA
- the LOC107761369 gene encoding uncharacterized protein LOC107761369, protein MQRVLKARQLVRVLRNSSSPILLNSVSRIQSHCTFEATESCLNFSSRRGYFTSGTAICGSYMQTKHNIRRNVCQCEKCSMMLKASFSTEAGTVESSVATESVKELYDKMLKSVVEQRSAPPNAWLWSLIQSCANREDVNLLHDILQRLRIFRLSNLRIHENFNCALCQDITKACVHVGAIDLGKKVLWKHNVYGLTPNIGSAHHLLLFAKQHNDVKLLVEIMKLVKKNDLNLQPGTAEIVFSICSQTDNWDLMCKYGKRFVKAGVKLRKTSLDTWMEFASKIGDVDALWKIEKIRSESMKEHTLASGLSCAKAFLIDHKPGDAAAIIQSLNQTIPDSRRQNLMIELQKLVADWPLEVIKRQKDEKRKELAVTLQHDIPAMLSALPNMGLNLDINLEDLTRKEGVLS, encoded by the exons ATGCAAAGGGTTTTGAAGGCTCGCCAGCTCGTTAGGGTTTTGAGAAACTCGTCATCTCCTATTCTGCTCAACTCAGTGTCACGAATTCAATCTCATTGTACCTTTGAAGCTACTGAATCATGCCTCAATTTTTCTTCGCGGCGTGGTTACTTTACCTCTG GTACTGCAATTTGTGGAAGTTATATGCAAACAAAACACAATATTCGGAGAAATGTATGTCAATGTGAAAAATGCTCTATGATGCTCAAGGCATCATTTTCTACAGAAGCAGGGACAGTTGAAAGTAGTGTGGCAACAG AGTCTGTGAAGGAATTGTATGATAAGATGCTGAAATCTGTCGTGGAACAAAGATCTGCTCCGCCAAATGCTTGGTTGTGGTCCCTAATACAAAGTTGTGCGAACCGTGAAGATGTTAATCTTTTACACGACATTTTGCAGAGACTTCGGATATTT AGACTTTCAAATCTCCGTATCCATGAGAACTTCAATTGTGCCCTCTGCCAGGACATTACAAAGGCTTGTGTACATGTTGGCGCCATTGACTTGG GTAAGAAGGTGTTGTGGAAGCATAATGTGTACGGATTGACTCCTAATATTGGATCTGCTCACCATTTACTG TTGTTTGCGAAACAGCATAATGATGTTAAACTGTTGGTAGAAATTATGAAACTGGTGAAGAAGAACGATTTGAACCTGCAGCCTGGAACTGCAGAAATTGTCTTCAG CATTTGCTCCCAAACTGATAACTGGGACTTGATGTGTAAGTATGGTAAAAGGTTTGTCAAAGCAGGAGTGAAGCTACGAAAGACTTCCTTGGACACTTGGATGGAGTTTGCCTCAAAAATAG GAGACGTGGATGCTTTGTGGAAAATTGAGAAGATACGATCAGAATCCATGAAGGAACATACTCTTGCAAGTGGACTTTCATGTGCTAAG GCTTTCCTAATTGACCACAAACCTGGAGATGCTGCTGCCATCATTCAATCACTCAATCAG ACAATACCCGATTCGAGAAGGCAAAATCTCATGATTGAACTTCAAAAGCTAGTCGCGGACTGGCCTTTGGAGGTGATAAAGCGTCAAAAGGATGAGAAGAGAAAG GAGTTGGCTGTAACGCTACAACATGATATTCCTGCAATGCTCAGTGCATTGCCAAATATGGGCTTGAACTTGGATATAAATTTGGAAGATCTGACAAGAAAAGAAGGTGTCTTATCTTGA
- the LOC107761368 gene encoding E3 ubiquitin-protein ligase ATL31-like: MFSFKSQDGLVNIHLLILLFVLSCPMMPNAAAQPSDSSSGPHNRFRYPTVSPAMAVIIVVLIAALFFIAFFSIYIRNRSAANGNTIRQTLSMRRRSAAAATRGLDNLVIETFPTFTYAEVKDHHIGKGALECAVCLNEFEDDETLRLIPKCDHVFHPECIDAWLKSHVTCPVCRADLSTPQPDEPPVQAAEVPNPDQVGTENLQQNNEVSIQVESDENCMLQQEETSTVKPKANRTLSFNVPNPPLSSFSIKRPRMFNKFRSHSTGHALVVPGENLDRYTLRLPENVRKEVMSRALLNRTKSCAVTIPRYGSTRAGNRTGEGSNIGARSFGRIDRFDQEAKSDRWVFKIAPPFFTRGPSIKSPKVRHIEEGSTSRSVKMAVKMPSFKCLEPKGDEPGLLADDSARPPV; this comes from the coding sequence ATGTTTAGCTTTAAAAGTCAAGATGGGCTCGTCAATATTCATCTCCTGATCCTCCTGTTCGTATTATCATGTCCAATGATGCCAAATGCGGCGGCGCAGCCATCAGATTCTTCTTCTGGACCGCACAATCGGTTCCGGTATCCAACTGTCAGCCCAGCAATGGCCGTTATTATAGTGGTTCTCATAGCTGCACTGTTTTTCATTGCATTTTTCTCAATTTACATCCGCAACCGCAGCGCCGCTAACGGTAACACCATCCGTCAAACACTTTCCATGCGCCGCCGTAGTGCTGCTGCTGCCACACGTGGACTcgataatttggtcatagagactTTCCCCACTTTTACCTACGCCGAAGTAAAGGATCATCATATCGGTAAAGGAGCTTTGGAATGTGCTGTGTGTTTGAACGAGTTTGAAGACGACGAAACGCTGCGTTTGATCCCAAAGTGTGATCACGTTTTCCACCCTGAATGTATCGATGCTTGGCTCAAGTCTCATGTTACTTGCCCGGTTTGCCGAGCTGACCTTAGTACTCCTCAACCTGATGAACCGCCGGTTCAAGCCGCTGAGGTACCAAACCCTGATCAAGTAGGGACAGAGAATTTGCAGCAAAATAACGAGGTTTCAATACAAGTAGAGAGTGATGAAAATTGTATGCTCCAGCAAGAGGAGACCTCTACTGTAAAACCGAAAGCTAATCGAACTTTAAGTTTCAACGTGCCGAACCCGCCACTGTCGTCTTTTTCTATAAAGAGGCCAAGGATGTTTAACAAGTTCAGGTCACATTCGACCGGCCACGCGTTAGTGGTACCGGGGGAGAATTTGGACCGGTACACTCTCAGATTACCGGAGAATGTTAGGAAAGAGGTGATGAGCCGGGCACTACTGAACCGGACAAAGAGTTGTGCAGTCACAATACCAAGATATGGTAGCACTAGAGCAGGGAACAGAACCGGAGAGGGAAGCAATATTGGTGCGAGGTCTTTCGGGAGAATTGACCGGTTCGACCAGGAAGCAAAGTCGGACCGGTGGGTTTTCAAGATTGCACCACCGTTCTTTACTAGAGGTCCATCGATTAAGTCACCAAAAGTAAGGCATATTGAAGAGGGCTCCACATCACGCAGTGTGAAAATGGCAGTCAAAATGCCGTCGTTCAAATGCTTAGAGCCAAAAGGTGATGAACCCGGTTTGCTGGCAGATGACTCGGCTCGGCCTCCGGTTTAA